Proteins encoded together in one Lathyrus oleraceus cultivar Zhongwan6 chromosome 5, CAAS_Psat_ZW6_1.0, whole genome shotgun sequence window:
- the LOC127087136 gene encoding probable cysteine protease RD21B, whose translation MAHISLAIIISLSFFSLAFSLDMSIIDYDAKLEASKPNIHLMRVYESWLVKHGKVYNALGEKESRFEIFKDNLRFIVTHNNMEGQSYKLGLTKFADLTNEEYRSMFLGTKSRKSKGLLSGSKKSNRYAFRDNDELPESVDWREKGAVNQVKDQGQCGSCWAFSTVGAVEGINQIVTGDLVSLSEQELVDCDKTYNMGCNGGLMDNAFEFIMQNGGIDTEEDYPYRAKENTCDINRKNARVVSIDGYEDVPENDEKSLKKAAAHQPISVAIEAGGRAFQLYQSGVFTGICGTELDHGVVLVGYGTDNGTDYWIVRNSWGPSWGENGYIRLERNVLTTNNTGKCGIAMMASYPTKKGLNPPNPGPTPPSPASPAKPSTVCDEYYSCSTGTTCCCLFEYGNFCFAWGCCPTESATCCDDGSSCCPHDYPVCDSQAGTCRLSKENPFGVKALKRMPATRTLS comes from the exons ATGGCTCATATTTCTCTAGCCATCATcatttctctttcttttttttctcttgCATTTTCCTTAGACATGTCCATCATCGATTACGATGCAAAACTCGAGGCTTCCAAACCAAATATTCACCTCATGAGAGTCTATGAATCGTGGTTGGTGAAACACGGTAAGGTTTACAATGCATTAGGTGAGAAAGAAAGTAGATTCGAAATCTTCAAAGATAACCTACGGTTTATCGTAACTCACAACAACATGGAGGGTCAAAGTTACAAGCTTGGTCTCACGAAGTTTGCCGATCTCACAAATGAGGAATATCGTTCCATGTTTTTGGGTACAAAAAGTAGAAAATCCAAAGGGTTGTTATCTGGTTCAAAGAAGAGTAATCGTTATGCTTTTCGTGATAATGATGAATTACCAGAATCTGTTGATTGGAGAGAGAAAGGTGCTGTTAATCAGGTCAAAGATCAAGGCCAATGTG gGAGTTGTTGGGCCTTCTCGACTGTTGGTGCGGTGGAAGGGATCAACCAAATTGTAACTGGTGATCTCGTATCTTTATCTGAACAAGAATTGGTGGATTGTGATAAAACTTATAACATGGGGTGTAATGGTGGTCTCATGGATAATGCTTTTGAATTTATAATGCAAAATGGCGGCATTGATACCGAAGAGGATTATCCTTATCGTGCTAAGGAAAACACATGTGATATAAATAGG AAAAATGCTCGTGTGGTATCTATTGATGGATATGAAGATGTGCCTGAAAATGATGAGAAATCTTTGAAGAAAGCTGCTGCACATCAACCTATTAGTGTTGCCATTGAAGCTGGTGGCAGGGCATTTCAACTTTACCAATCT GGTGTTTTTACTGGCATTTGTGGAACTGAACTTGATCACGGTGTTGTGTTGGTTGGATATGGAACTGATAACGGTACCGATTATTGGATTGTGAGAAACTCATGGGGTCCATCATGGGGTGAAAATGGTTACATTAGGTTGGAGAGAAATGTTTTAACAACTAATAATACTGGTAAGTGTGGAATCGCAATGATGGCATCTTATCCTACCAAGAAGGGTTTGAACCCTCCCAATCCTGGTCCTACTCCTCCATCACCCGCATCACCAGCAAAGCCTTCAACTGTATGTGATGAATATTACTCTTGCTCAACTGGAACCACATGTTGTTGCCTTTTTGAGTATGGAAACTTTTGCTTTGCATGGGGATGTTGCCCTACCGAGTCTGCAACTTGTTGCGATGATGGTTCAAGTTGTTGCCCTCATGATTACCCCGTCTGTGATTCTCAAGCCGGAACTTGTCGATTG AGTAAAGAAAATCCATTTGGAGTGAAAGCTTTGAAAAGAATGCCTGCTACAAGAACTTTGAGTTAG